TCGTCGCCGTCGCGATCATCGTCATCGCTATCATGATGATTTTCGTCATCCCCTCGTTTCAGAAAATGTTTTCCGGCTTCGGCGCCGAGCTGCCCCTGCTGACCCAGATCATCGTCAACCTGAGCGCCTTCCTGCGCAACAATATCATTTTTATTGTCGCGGCGCTTTTCAGCGCGGTTTTCAGCTTGCGAAAGGTTTACGCCAAGAGCGAAAAAGCGCATTTCTTCTTTGACAATCTCTTTCTCAAGCTGCCGATTTTCGGAATTCTCCTGCGTAAGGTCGCGGTCGCCAAATTTACCCGCACCCTGGGAACCATGGTCTCCAGCGGGGTGCCGATCATGACCTCACTCGAAATCGTGGCCCGCACCGCCGGCAACGTGGTTATTGAAAAAGCCATTCTCGCCACCCGAGAAAGCATTAGCCAGGGCAAGACCATCGCCGAACCGCTGATGGACAGCGGTATTTTTCCGCCCATGGTGGTGCAGATGATCTCAGTCGGAGAAACTACCGGCGCCCTGGACCAGATGCTCAACAAGATCGCCGACTTCTATGACGACGAGGTCGACACTGCGGTCAGCGCCATCACCTCCCTGATCGAGCCCCTACTGATGGTCTTTCTCGGGGGAATTCTCGGAACCATGATCGTTGCCATGTATCTGCCGATTTTTAAAATGGGTGAAGTCGTCCACTGATGCAGGCCGCCGGATCATGAAAGACACCGAATTTTCCGCCTCCCCCCTGCGACAGCTGCTGATTTTTCGCCTGTTCCTCATCTCGCTGCTGCTGGGGGTTCTGATTCTGATCGAAGGCATCTGGCCCCAGAAACCAGACCCGATTCCAATTCCGCTGTACAGCTTCATTGCCCTGAGCTACCTGCTGACCATTTTTCACGCCGTCAGCCTGAAAAGAAAACAGCCTCCGGAACCCCTGATCCAGCAACAGCTGCTGCTGGACGCCACCCTAATTGCCGGCTTGATCTACCTGACGGGGGGATTCTACAGCCTGTTTTTTCCTTTTTTCTACTTCATCATTCTCGGCGGCACCCTCTACCTGAAAAGCCAGCAAACCGTAACCCTGCTTTTCTACTGCACCTTCCTCTATCTACTGATTATCTTCACTCACATTCACAATCCCCTGCAAGAGCTGCTGCCGTTGCCGCCGCTGTTCAGCAGCAACCGTAAGATCGTCTCCCAGCTCTTCTTCAATCTGGCTCCGTTCTATCTGACCGCTTTCATTCTGCGGGTGATCGCCAAAGAAAGAGTCAGCACCCGTAAGCGCCTGCAACAGGTGACCAGCGACCTGCAGGACTTCAGGGATCTGAACGAACATATCATCGCCTCGATCGACAGCGGCCTGATCACCACGGATCAGCAGTTAAATATTGTTTCGATCAATCCCGCCGGCAGCACCCTTCTCGGTCGCAGCGCCGAGGAAATCAAGCAGCTCGGGCTGGCGCAAGTCATCCCCGACCTGCCAGAGCCAAGCACTGGCAATCAACGTCGCCAACGTCATGAAATCAATTACCAGTCCCCGCGGGGAGAGCGGCTCGTGCTGGGTTTTTCCTTTACTCCCCTGCGCCACAGCCGACAACACCAACCGGGCTGGATCATTAGTTTCCGGGATCTGACCAACCTGAAAGAAATCGAAGAACGTCTTCAGGCGGCCCGCAAGATGACGGCTATCGGTCGTCTGGCGGCCGGCATCGCTCACGAAATCAGGAATCCGCTGGCCGCGATCAGCGGTTCCATCGAGATTCTGGCCCGGGACCTGCCGCCCGGAGACGACATTCGGCAACGCCTGCTGCAGATCGTTTTGCGGGAAAGCAGCCGCCTTGATCATCTGATCAGCGATTTTCTGAGTTTTTCCCGACTCGAAGGCAAAGAGCAACACGAGGTCAAGGTCATCAAACGGCTGCGCGACCTGGTTTTTCTCTTTCATTCGCAGTTTCCTGAGATCTCCTTTCACGAAGATTACGAGGACGAGGATTTTACCATCCTGGCCAATCCGGAGCAACTTGAACAAATCTTCTGGAACCTCTGTAAAAACGCCCTGGAGGCGGTCGGCCAGAATGGCCGGATACAGATTCTCAGCCGAAACCTCAGGTTTGAGTCCCAGGGCGAGACCGACGCTAAAGCCACGCCGCAAATCACCGAAAGCGCAAACCACGCCATACAGATCTCCATCATTGACGATGGTCCCGGAATCAGCGATGTTTCCCAGATTTTCGAACCTTTTTACAGTACCAAGGATCAAGGCACCGGCCTTGGCCTTTACATTGTTTTTCAACTGACCCGCATTAACCACGGCGAGATTCTGATCAATAACCGGGATGACGGTCGCTCCGGGACCTGCGCCAGGATCAGGTTTCCGGGGCTGATCAAAACCGAGCCCGAAAAATCGCTTTCCCTTAAACCGCGAAACCCGGCGGACCACAGCGCCGGTTGCAAAGAGGCATCCGCGACATGAGCAATCCGGCCAAGGCTGAAAAACATCCGCCGATTCATATCATGGTGGTCGATGACGAAATCAGCATGTGCGAATTTCTCGAAATCATTCTGGCCCGCAACGGCTACCTGGTCAGCGGTTTTACCGACCCCGTCGCCGCCATCAGAACCCTGGAACACGAAACTTACGACCTGATCATCAGCGACCTCAGGATGCCCGCCATGACCGGCCTGGAGCTCTTACGCACGGTAAGAAAAAAATGCCCGGCAACCGAAATCATCATGATCACCGCCTTCGCCTCGACGAGCACGGTGATCGAGGCCATGAAAAGCGGAGCTTTTGATTATATCAGCAAACCCTTCAAGGTTGACGAGATTCTCCTGACCGTGGAAAAGGCTCTGAAAAGTTCAGAGCTGCAAAGGGAAAACCTGAGACTGCGCCAAGCCCTCGAAAAACGTTTCGGTTTTGACAATCTGATCGGCAAAAGCAAGACGATGATGGATATCTATGAAATCATCAAACAGGTAGCTCCGACCAAGACCAACATTCTGATCTGCGGCGAATCGGGCACCGGCAAGGAACTCGTGGCTCAGGCCATCCATTTTTCCGGGCCGCAAAAGGAAAAACCTTTCGTCGCGGTCAACTGCGCCGCGATTCCCGTGAACCTGCTGGAAAGCGAGCTTTTCGGCCACACCAAAGGCGCCTTTACCGGCGCCGTCAGCGAAACCGAGGGCTACCTGCAGGCGGCCGACGGAGGCACCCTGTTCCTGGATGAAATCGCCGAGATTCCTCCGATCCTGCAAGTCAAGATTCTCCGTGTCATTCAGGAAAAACGTTTTCAGAAGGTCGGCAATCCCAGGGAACTTCAGGTTGATCTGCGCTTTATCGCGGCCACCAACCGGGATCTGCAGAAAGCGGTCGACAGCGGGGAATTCCGTCAGGATCTTTTCTACCGACTCAATGTCATTCGCCTTGACCTGCCCCCCCTGCGCCGGCGCATGGAAGATATTCCGCTGCTGCTGCGTCACTTTCTGCAGATTTATTCCAGGGAATACCAGAAGGAACTGGAGGGGTTCAGCCCGGAAGCCACTCAGGCCCTGATG
This genomic interval from Pseudomonadota bacterium contains the following:
- a CDS encoding type II secretion system F family protein — translated: MITYKWQGKNRQGKKVKGELEAVSENIVIMSLRKQGISDLKIRKKPKDIEINLPFFKASVPDKDVVVFTRQFATMINSGLPIIQCLEIQSTQQENKEFKKVLTNIKENVEKGETLADALRRHDKVFDPLYANMVEAGETGGALDVILGRLAFFMEKNLKLKKKVKGALVYPASVVAVAIIVIAIMMIFVIPSFQKMFSGFGAELPLLTQIIVNLSAFLRNNIIFIVAALFSAVFSLRKVYAKSEKAHFFFDNLFLKLPIFGILLRKVAVAKFTRTLGTMVSSGVPIMTSLEIVARTAGNVVIEKAILATRESISQGKTIAEPLMDSGIFPPMVVQMISVGETTGALDQMLNKIADFYDDEVDTAVSAITSLIEPLLMVFLGGILGTMIVAMYLPIFKMGEVVH
- a CDS encoding PAS domain S-box protein; this encodes MKDTEFSASPLRQLLIFRLFLISLLLGVLILIEGIWPQKPDPIPIPLYSFIALSYLLTIFHAVSLKRKQPPEPLIQQQLLLDATLIAGLIYLTGGFYSLFFPFFYFIILGGTLYLKSQQTVTLLFYCTFLYLLIIFTHIHNPLQELLPLPPLFSSNRKIVSQLFFNLAPFYLTAFILRVIAKERVSTRKRLQQVTSDLQDFRDLNEHIIASIDSGLITTDQQLNIVSINPAGSTLLGRSAEEIKQLGLAQVIPDLPEPSTGNQRRQRHEINYQSPRGERLVLGFSFTPLRHSRQHQPGWIISFRDLTNLKEIEERLQAARKMTAIGRLAAGIAHEIRNPLAAISGSIEILARDLPPGDDIRQRLLQIVLRESSRLDHLISDFLSFSRLEGKEQHEVKVIKRLRDLVFLFHSQFPEISFHEDYEDEDFTILANPEQLEQIFWNLCKNALEAVGQNGRIQILSRNLRFESQGETDAKATPQITESANHAIQISIIDDGPGISDVSQIFEPFYSTKDQGTGLGLYIVFQLTRINHGEILINNRDDGRSGTCARIRFPGLIKTEPEKSLSLKPRNPADHSAGCKEASAT
- a CDS encoding sigma-54-dependent Fis family transcriptional regulator, which gives rise to MSNPAKAEKHPPIHIMVVDDEISMCEFLEIILARNGYLVSGFTDPVAAIRTLEHETYDLIISDLRMPAMTGLELLRTVRKKCPATEIIMITAFASTSTVIEAMKSGAFDYISKPFKVDEILLTVEKALKSSELQRENLRLRQALEKRFGFDNLIGKSKTMMDIYEIIKQVAPTKTNILICGESGTGKELVAQAIHFSGPQKEKPFVAVNCAAIPVNLLESELFGHTKGAFTGAVSETEGYLQAADGGTLFLDEIAEIPPILQVKILRVIQEKRFQKVGNPRELQVDLRFIAATNRDLQKAVDSGEFRQDLFYRLNVIRLDLPPLRRRMEDIPLLLRHFLQIYSREYQKELEGFSPEATQALMNHDYPGNIRELENIVERCVVLENSRRIEFATLPPVVQQKAPYSSPTRTILPATGLDLEEIVTQLEIDLIKQALAQCQGNKTKAATLLGLSFRSLRYRLDKYGIT